TCTTAGTGCCCCGATGGCACTAACGGCTTATTTTCAGCATGAGCCTCACTGTTTAAATCACGCTGTAAATAAAGCCCCAGCAGCAATCCAACCAGTGACAGCGCCAACACGTAATATGCCGGAGCCATCGGCGTCACTTTCATAATTAGCGTAACAAAAATTGGCGTTAATCCCCCGAAGATGGCGTAGGCCACGTTATAGGAGAATGAAATTCCGCTGAAACGTACCTCGGCGGGGAACGCTCTTACCATGACATAAGGCACTGCGCCCACAATACCCACGCTGAATCCGGCCAACGCATAGCCCAAGAATAACTGCTCGGCGCTTACGCCAGCGGCTACAGAGTGGTAAAACGTCCAGCTACACACGGCTAAAAATAGGCTGCCAACGATAAAGGTTTTGCTCGCGCCAAAGCGATCAATTAAACGCCCAGCAATCACGCAGCCAATCGTCAGCGCTATCGTCGCCAAGCAGTTAGCCTGTAATGCCAGCGCCGGTGAAATGCCAAACTGTTTTTGCAAATAGGTTGGCGTCATCAGGATCACCACCACAATACCGGCCGACAACAGCCACGTGAGCAGCATTGAAATAGCCACTTCGGTGCGATGATTTTTCACCACCGTTTTCAACGGCATCTCTTCGGCTAACGCCTTACGCGCCTGCATTTCGATAAAAATCGGTGTTTCTTGTAACCAGCGACGCAGGTACATGGCAAACAGGCCAAAGATCCCACCTAAGAAGAACGGAATACGCCAGCCACCGGCCAAAATAGCGTCTTGGCTCATTACCGTATTGAGCAAGGTGGCCACCAGCGATCCCAACAAAATACCGGCGGTTAATCCCGCGGTTAAGGTGCCGCAGGCAAATCCAACGCGTTTGCGCGGCACATGCTCGGCCACAAATACCCAAGCGCCCGGCACTTCACCACCAATCGCCGCGCCCTGAAGCACGCGCATCAGCAGCAGCAGTAGCGGTGCGGCAATACCAATACTTTGATAAGTCGGCAGCATCCCCATCGCCAACGTTGGCAATGCCATCAGCAAGATACTCAGGGAGAACATTTTTTTGCGCCCGACTTTGTCACCAAAGTGCGCCATGATGATCCCACCAAGCGGACGAGCCAGATAACCGGCAGCAAAAATCCCGAAGGTCTGCACTTGACGCAGCCACTCAGGCATATCGACTGGGAAGAAGAGATCGCTGACAACCGCCGCGAAGAACACAAAAATGATGAAGTCGTAGAACTCTAACGCGCCGCCCAAGGCTGCCAACGTCAAAGTCTTGTAGTCCTGCCGATTTAAACGGCGATTATGATTTTGTTCCATAAGATCCAGCCCAGTACGTTATTTTTCATATTATTTTGCGATGTTGTGTGGTTATAAACCGGCATCACGGCTTAGTGTTACAAAGTTGTAATGCAAAATAATTAATATAACGTTACTGGGTGACTGGCTAGTCGTACTGAATCTTATGCCGCAATGAGTTCAATTTCAGTCGATTGTTTCGCGACGCGCACTTTTAGGACGAAAAGCTGCTATTACGCGCGGATCGGTTTCTACATACGGCCCGTCTAATAGCTGAATGCAATAAGGCACGCTAGCGAAAATCCCGTGCACAATCGGCTTTCCGCTTTCATCCTTAACGCCTTCCAGCGTTTCCTTGATCGACTTAGGCTGCCCCGGCAAATTGATGATCAACGCCTGCTTGCGGATCACGCCCACCTGGCGCGACAAAATCGCCGTCGGTACATAGTGCAAACTGATTTGGCGCATCTGTTCGCCAAAGCCCGGCATTTCACGGTCGGCGACTGCTAACGTTGCATCCGGCGTCACATCGCGGCGAGCAGGGCCGGTGCCACCGGTGGTCAGCACCAAGTGACAGCCCATTTCATCAACCAGCTCGCACAAAGTCTGCTCGATCATGACTTGTTCATCGGGAATTAACCGCGTTTCCAGCGTAAATTCCGTGGTGAGCGCTTGCTCCAACCACTCTTGTAAAGCTGGAATACCTTTATCCTGATAAACACCGCTGGAAGCACGATCGGAAATCGAGACCAGACCTATACGCAATGCATTCATGCAACTACCTCTATGACTATTCCTTGACGCTGGGGATGCAGAATAATACTACGCCAGCCGCTAATAACCACATCTGCACGCTGTAAATGATGCCGTTGATGGCGATTGGTGATGGCAATAACCGTCATTCCTGCGGCCTGAGCGGCTTTAATTCCAGCCTCATCGCTTTCAAAAACGAGACAATCACGCGGATCTACGCCGTAAAAACTGGCGGCGAGTAAGTAAGGTTCTGGATCGGGCCGACCGCTTGATACCTGCTCGGCTCCCACCATCAACGGTGGACGCTGCATACCGGCCTGCTGCAACTGCGCTTCGGCGCGTGCACGATGAGACTGCGTCACCACGCCCCACGGCGTTTCGCCTAGCGCCTGTAGCAGCTCAGAAACACCTTGCTGTAATTGGCTTCGATGACGCTGGGTCATTTGCAACAACGCCGCCTCCAACGCATTCACCTCTTGCTGGGTATCTAGGTGAGGGGCTAAACGGCGCACAATTTCCTGCACACGTTGGCTATGAACCTGTTCTCCCAGCAATGCCCCATCAATGCCGTGTTGCTGCGCCCACTGCATCCACACCTGCTGAGCATGGTTACCTGAATCCAAAAGAGCGCCATCCATATCTAGAAAAACGGCGGCAAATTGTTTTTTCCACATAGCGAATTCCTCTTAGAGAACGATTAACCAAGTATAAGAGTTACGGTAGATCTGTCTGGTTTGTGAATCAAAGATTCGGAATAAACTGTGGAGGGAGAAGTGGCAAGCACTGGTGACAGGAGTTATCTGGATTGCATAAATGTCAGGTTTCTTCCTTCAGGCATGCATGCGAATACTCTGTAAGATTTCGTCCGCCAGACACGCATGCGAATACGGTGTAAGGTTTCGTCCGTCAGACACGCATGCGAATGCTGTGTCAGGTTTCGTCCGTCAGACACGCATGCGAATACGGTGTAAGGTTTCGTCCGCCGATTTATACCGAACACCATTGATACATCAATGAAGGCGTCCGATGAGGGGCGCCAGCGCGCGCCCCTTCAATCCTCGCGCTTTTATCCGAGACGCCATCTCCGCGCCGGGTCGGCATGCGCCATCCTTGGCGCCTCCTCCCCTAACGCTAACATCCTGTTAGCGTTGCTCTTTCTCCCAATACTTAAACAAAAAAACAGATAAAGTTTTTGTCTTTTGTCTTTTGGGTTTGACCTTATCTGGCACGTTGTTCTTTAGCCGAATTGAGGAATGCAGGCTAGGATTTGCCGACTGGATGTCGGCAAAAGAGCGACGGAGGCATGGATGCCGATTGTCGCTCGTTCCGTTAAAGCCGGAATGACGAGATGAGGGAACCTGCGAAGCAGGCTGAAGAACGGTGCCAAGCCGGGTTGTTAGGGGGCGGCGATTGGCCCCCTAACACGGACGCCTGCACGGTTTAAATGTAGAGTTCAGTATTTTAGGCGGACGTAACTTACCCCAATATAAAAATATTCAAGCATGAGTAATTGAGAGATTGCGCTAGCAACCTTTCGTCGGACGCCTGCACGATTTAAATGTGAAGCTCAGTGTTTTAGGCGGACGTAACTTACCCCATATCTAAAACACTTATGCCCCCTTCCCCCCCATTGCCTCCCGAATAATCGGTATCGGCGTGAGCAAATGCTGCCGCATCAGCTCACCGGCGCGCTTTCCATCACGAGCCAAAAT
This is a stretch of genomic DNA from Hafnia alvei. It encodes these proteins:
- a CDS encoding MFS transporter → MEQNHNRRLNRQDYKTLTLAALGGALEFYDFIIFVFFAAVVSDLFFPVDMPEWLRQVQTFGIFAAGYLARPLGGIIMAHFGDKVGRKKMFSLSILLMALPTLAMGMLPTYQSIGIAAPLLLLLMRVLQGAAIGGEVPGAWVFVAEHVPRKRVGFACGTLTAGLTAGILLGSLVATLLNTVMSQDAILAGGWRIPFFLGGIFGLFAMYLRRWLQETPIFIEMQARKALAEEMPLKTVVKNHRTEVAISMLLTWLLSAGIVVVILMTPTYLQKQFGISPALALQANCLATIALTIGCVIAGRLIDRFGASKTFIVGSLFLAVCSWTFYHSVAAGVSAEQLFLGYALAGFSVGIVGAVPYVMVRAFPAEVRFSGISFSYNVAYAIFGGLTPIFVTLIMKVTPMAPAYYVLALSLVGLLLGLYLQRDLNSEAHAENKPLVPSGH
- the mog gene encoding molybdopterin adenylyltransferase, producing the protein MNALRIGLVSISDRASSGVYQDKGIPALQEWLEQALTTEFTLETRLIPDEQVMIEQTLCELVDEMGCHLVLTTGGTGPARRDVTPDATLAVADREMPGFGEQMRQISLHYVPTAILSRQVGVIRKQALIINLPGQPKSIKETLEGVKDESGKPIVHGIFASVPYCIQLLDGPYVETDPRVIAAFRPKSARRETID
- a CDS encoding HAD family hydrolase, with the protein product MWKKQFAAVFLDMDGALLDSGNHAQQVWMQWAQQHGIDGALLGEQVHSQRVQEIVRRLAPHLDTQQEVNALEAALLQMTQRHRSQLQQGVSELLQALGETPWGVVTQSHRARAEAQLQQAGMQRPPLMVGAEQVSSGRPDPEPYLLAASFYGVDPRDCLVFESDEAGIKAAQAAGMTVIAITNRHQRHHLQRADVVISGWRSIILHPQRQGIVIEVVA